CAAAGCGGCGAGTGCAACGACAATCAACGGGAAAACGATCGCACCGTACACTTCTCTTGAGGCGAGCGACGCTTGTGCGAACCCGAGCGGGCACCAGGCGCACAGCGTTCCCAAGTCCGTCTTCGCTGCGATGCCAACGATGGCGAGCAGCAAAACGGCAAGCGCAACAATAGTTCGAACTATGCGGGTTACAGGTTTGCGCGGAGAACTTTTCATCGTGCTTCCCTCTTTTCGGGTATGACGACGATTCCCTTGGATTCGACTCGGGCACCGCCGTACGAGCGCAGCGACGTGCTCGGACAGATGAGTTCGCACAATCCGCATCCGTCGCAGAGGGCTTCGTCAACGACGGGCCGACGCATATCGTCAAGCGAGATCGCTTCCTGCGGACATTCGTCGGCGCACACGGTGCAGCCCTTCCAATCCCATGCCACGCAGCTAGGTTCGTTGACAACGGCTACCCCGTTGATCGTCGGCTTTTCCTCGGGCACCGCAAGCGCTCCAGTGGGGCAGACTTCGGCGCAGTGGGGAACCCCTCCGTTGGCTTCGGCACAGAAATCGCAATACGCGAGGGTGAAATCGACGGTTGGCGTGGAGGTGCCCTTGATGCTGTCGATGACTGAAAGGGGCTGTATGACGTTCGCATGGCAGACCGACGTGCACTTTTGACATCGGATGCAGCGTGCCAGGAATGCCGATTCGTCCAAGGCTCCCGGCGGACGAAGAAAAACGCTGTCCTGCGCGAGTGCGTTTGCGGTTCCGCCTGTTGCAACCAACGCAGCGAAAACGCCAACCGATACGATGAACCCCCTTCGAGACACAGCGGCCATATTTCCCCCTATGCGCTGGATCGTCTGTTGGATGCATGATAGGGGGCCAATCTTAATTCCATCTTAAGGGCGAGGGTATGCTGCGTTGCGGGCTCTGTTTGCGTGTTGCTCCGGATCGGCTGGGCACGGTTGCTCCGCCCGTGGACCGGCGACGTGCTGCATCGGCTGGCCAAATATCGCGCAGCCGTTAACCCTGACTTTCGGACCGTACATTTCGGGGCGTATTTTCACCAGCGATCTGCGAAGGAGACATTTTGGCCCTTTCCAGGATTTCGCCGATTAGGTAGTATGGCGTTCCCTATAATGGCGAGTAACCGCACACCGCGTGAGGGGTGTGCGGAGGAAATAACGCCGTCTGTACGACGGCTGGAAAGGACCATCATGTTCCGAGAAATACGCAGAAGTCGGCAAGCGCTTCCCGCAGAGGAAGGCAAGGCGATACTCCATCGCAACACAGCCGGCGTGCTGAGCTTGCATGACGAGGTCTACCCGTACGGTGTCCCGATCAGCTACGCATACGAGGAGGAATCGCGTGAGCCGGGCGCGCTGTACGGCACCGTGTACTTCCATTGCGCAACGAAAGGCCACAAGCTCGAATCGATCGGGCGCAACGACCATGTATCGTTTTGCGTGATCGATCGGGATCGTATCGTGCCCGAGAAGTTCACAACCGAATTCCGCAGCGTCATCGCGTTCGGCGTCGCGCGCGTGGTGTCCGACGATGCAGAAAAGCGCCACGGACTCGAACTGCTCGCAAAGAAGTATTCGCCCGGTCTGGACGAGGCTGCCGATACCGAAATCAAAGGCGAGTGGGATCACACCTGCGTCATCGCGATCGATCTCGACTACTTCAGTACGAAAGAAGCCATCGAGCTCGTGCGTGCCCGTGGTGCCGGCCACGCGGGTGAGGAAGAGGACAGCGCGGAAGCGTAAGCGCGCAGCGTTCCTAGCGGGGCGCGCCGGTCCATAAACTCGGGCGCCGCGCTCCGCCCGTTCGCCCACGGGCGCATGACGGGTGCAGTTCGGCAAGCGAACGGGCTGAACGCGGCTATTCGCCTACGAACACGCCTTTGTCGATGACAAGCTCGTCATCGAGGTACAGCGTCGGTTCGAGGATGATGCCGTCGTAGTGGCAATCAGCTTTGTTCGTGCCGCCGAACGACGTGTTCGTGCCGAACGCTATGTGCACGGTGCCGAACAGTTTTTCATCCTCGAGGATGATGCCCGAGAGAATCGCCTCGTCGTTCGTTCCGATGCCGAGCTCGGCTACGACGCCGTTCTCGGGTCGGGCGAACAGGATGTCGAGCGCATCGGAACCCGGACCCTCGATGCGTGCGAGGCGGCCGTTTTCGATGACGGCGGTGAGCGGACTGTCGAGCTTTCCGATGCCTACCATCGATCCGTCGATGACTGTTGTGCCGCCGCCTGCTCCCTCAACCGGCGCAATGTACGCCTCGCCTGAGGGAAAGTTTCCGCTCGAACCGCGCTCACGATAGACGCCGGGGCTCGGAATGCCGTCGCGCCCGTCGAGGTCGAGTGTGAGCACATGGCCGTCCTTCTCGATGCGCGCTGCTTTCGCCGCCGTAAGTTTCTCGGTGAGGCGCAGCGTTCGCTTCTCGACGCGTACGTAGTCGGCACACGATGCCCCCTTGCGTAGCATGTCCATCGTAATGCCCGGCATGGTGACCACGCGCGTACCCGTCTTCGCCGCTTCGATGCGCGCGGTGGTGTGCGTGATCGATTTGGCAGTGGGGCAGAGCGCTACGTCGGCTTCGCGCATGGCGGCGGCAACGGCGGCAGGCGGCTCCTGTCCGGCAACGTCGAGCTCGGGCATCTGCATGACAAGCGCAGTGCGGCCGAGCTCACGGGCTGCGCGATAGAAGAGGAAGCCCACGTCGGCGGTGGGGTCGTCGGTCACCACGAGCAAGGTTTCCCCCTTGCCAAGACACAGGCTGTCCGTGATGATGCGCTTGGCCCGTTCGATCAGCTCCATTGTTGTACTCCCATCGTAAAGCGAACAAATATTCCACGCAAAACACCGCCACCGTGCGGTGCGATTCACCGTTACAACGCGTCCCGTGCGGCCTCGGCAAGCACGACGCGCGGCACTATGACGCGAGCGCCGCTGATGCGCTCGATCTCGCGGCCCATTTCCACCGAATACCCGATGCAGTCAAGCACGATGAGCGATGCACCCGTGCGTGCAATCTGCTCGGCCGCAGCGATGCGGGCATCGGCGGGCCCGTACGGCGATGCAGCGTACAGGTCGACAGGACGACCGAGCATCTGGTTCCAGTGCGCGCCGATGTCGCCGACCTGCGCCTGATCGGGAACCATGACGGCAACAAGCTCGCCGTTGGCAGCTTGTGCACGTACGGCTTCGGCGATCGCCATGCTCGGATGAATGACGGGAACCTCGCATGCAAGCGATGAGGGGGCCGTTGCCGTGCAAAGCAGGATGACCGCCCGTGCATCCTGCGCGACCGTTCGATCAAGCGCCTGTTGTACGAGGGGCATGACCGCACGTTCCGCTACGACAACGCTCCTTCCGTCACGCAGCCGCGAGGCGAGCATCGGTTCATCGTCTTCGGGAGCAAGTGATGCGATGCCTTCCGCATCGAGCTCGTCAAGTGCCCCGGCCTCGATCAGCTCGACACCTTCCCCTAAAAGCAGAACGATGTCGAACGTGACGTCGGTGCGCGGGGCCTGCCCGATGGTGACGGCCCCGATCGCTCTTCGCATGATCGCATCCATAACGCTTTATGCTATCTCGTTTTCGGCGGGCAGGGCGCCCATCGTTTGCAAGTGCGCCATCGATCCGTAGCGCTTGCCGAACAGCTCGAACTCCGCTTCGTCGTAAAACGCGCAGGTTCCTTCGCCGAACGCCTTGGCCGCTTCGATCATGAACGTGCCCGCTTCGTCGAGGTCGGTGAGATGGGTCGCTCCCGTCGCGCAGCCGGGTACGGCGGTTTCGGTGGTGATGGCTACGCCAACCACGGGCGCGGAGGTTGCGGTGCACGGCTGCAGGATGGAGTTCAGGTGGTAGAGGCCGTTTCCGTACGGCGTGATATCGGCCAGGGAAAGCGCGAACACGTTCGGCTTCTTGCCGGTGGCGATCTCCACAAGATCGAGCAGATCCTCGCTCACGCGCAAGATCACACCTTCCTTCACCGTGGGGGAAAGGGCGAATCCGCGCGTGTTGGCGATGCGGTTTCCCTTCGTGGTGTCCACGACGAGTATCGCGTCGAGTTCGTCGGTCACCTCTTCCTTATTCACGGCTGCCGTCGCCACGGGCGAACCCATGAACGGAACGGGCTTGTGCGGCATAGTGGGTGCGTGGGGGCATACGTGCGTTGAGATGAACACGTCGCCTGCAAGCACATCGCCGCGGGCGTGCATGCTCATGAGCTTCGAGGCGCAGGCGAGCGCTACGAGTGCGCCATCGCCGTCCGATACGAACCCGATGCGCTCAGGTCGGGCACCGAGTCCGCCGAGCCTGCCGAGCAGGCCTATCGTGGGAGCATCGCCCCCTGCCGCCTTTCCTCGCGAGCCGGGGATGCGGATGCGCACCATGTCGGTCGAACCCTTGGCGCTTGTCAGTGCATACGTTTCGATGCTGCATGACGAATCGAGCGGTGCAAGGAATTCTTTCACCGCATCACCGCTTGCATCGGGCGAGTCGAGCAGTTCGTACAGATCGAGCAGGTGTTTGAGCAACATCGCTTCTCCTCGTGTCCCTATCGGTTCATCAACTGAAAGATACTTGATTTTACCTCGTAATTCACCGATCTTCGTTTGCTCTTGCCGCAACCTTCTATACAATTTCATGGTACATACATCGTTGCGTGCGTGCGGGCGCATCCGCGATAGACGGCGAACCGTGCGGGCGCATTCATGTCCAGCGGCAAGTCGAGCGCTGCAAGCCATGCGGTTCGCACGCACGCAACGTAACGGCTTCCTGCCGGACATGCACCGGAAGAAAGCTGCGGAACCTCGAAACCCATCCGCGCAGGCGGATACCTCATGAAAGGTGAGATAGCAATGAGAAGGATGATCGGTGTCAAAGAGATCGAGGACATGGCGCTCGGCGCAACCGTCCTCGGCGCGGGCGGTGGCGGAGACCCCTACGTCGGCAAATTGATGGCCATCGAGGCCATCAGGCGCTACGGCGAAGTGGAGCTCATCACTCCCGACGAGGTTCCCGACGACGCGCTGGTGGCCGTGTCGCAGATGATGGGCGCACCCACCATCATGGTGGAGAAAATCTGCAGCGGAGCCGAACCCATGGCCACCTACGACGAGCTCGTGAAGGAACTGGGCCAGGAGCCCTACGCCATCTACGCGGTCGAAGCGGGAGGCGTGAACTCCACGATCCCGTTCATCCTTGCTGCCACGCGCGGTATCCCCGTGGTTGATTGCGACCTTATGGGACGTGCGTTTCCCGAGCTGCAGATGGTTACGCTCAGCATCAACGGGGTCAAGGGCCTGCCTGCGGTGCTCGCCGACGAAAAGGGCAACACGGTCACGGTGCGCGGGATCGACGACAGGTGGCTCGAGCGCATTGCTCGCCAGGCAACCTCGGTAATGGGCGGCTATACCATCTTGGCCTCGTACCCCTGTACGGGTAAGCAACTCAAAGATTTCTGCATTCCCAACACGCCGACGCTCTGCGAAGAGATCGGCAGGACGCTGCGCGAGGCTCGCGAACAGCATGCCGACCCCATCGATGCAGTGCTCGACGTGAC
Above is a genomic segment from Raoultibacter phocaeensis containing:
- a CDS encoding 4Fe-4S dicluster domain-containing protein; the protein is MAAVSRRGFIVSVGVFAALVATGGTANALAQDSVFLRPPGALDESAFLARCIRCQKCTSVCHANVIQPLSVIDSIKGTSTPTVDFTLAYCDFCAEANGGVPHCAEVCPTGALAVPEEKPTINGVAVVNEPSCVAWDWKGCTVCADECPQEAISLDDMRRPVVDEALCDGCGLCELICPSTSLRSYGGARVESKGIVVIPEKREAR
- a CDS encoding pyridoxamine 5'-phosphate oxidase family protein → MFREIRRSRQALPAEEGKAILHRNTAGVLSLHDEVYPYGVPISYAYEEESREPGALYGTVYFHCATKGHKLESIGRNDHVSFCVIDRDRIVPEKFTTEFRSVIAFGVARVVSDDAEKRHGLELLAKKYSPGLDEAADTEIKGEWDHTCVIAIDLDYFSTKEAIELVRARGAGHAGEEEDSAEA
- a CDS encoding aminopeptidase, producing the protein MELIERAKRIITDSLCLGKGETLLVVTDDPTADVGFLFYRAARELGRTALVMQMPELDVAGQEPPAAVAAAMREADVALCPTAKSITHTTARIEAAKTGTRVVTMPGITMDMLRKGASCADYVRVEKRTLRLTEKLTAAKAARIEKDGHVLTLDLDGRDGIPSPGVYRERGSSGNFPSGEAYIAPVEGAGGGTTVIDGSMVGIGKLDSPLTAVIENGRLARIEGPGSDALDILFARPENGVVAELGIGTNDEAILSGIILEDEKLFGTVHIAFGTNTSFGGTNKADCHYDGIILEPTLYLDDELVIDKGVFVGE
- a CDS encoding AroM family protein, with amino-acid sequence MRRAIGAVTIGQAPRTDVTFDIVLLLGEGVELIEAGALDELDAEGIASLAPEDDEPMLASRLRDGRSVVVAERAVMPLVQQALDRTVAQDARAVILLCTATAPSSLACEVPVIHPSMAIAEAVRAQAANGELVAVMVPDQAQVGDIGAHWNQMLGRPVDLYAASPYGPADARIAAAEQIARTGASLIVLDCIGYSVEMGREIERISGARVIVPRVVLAEAARDAL
- a CDS encoding DUF1177 domain-containing protein: MLLKHLLDLYELLDSPDASGDAVKEFLAPLDSSCSIETYALTSAKGSTDMVRIRIPGSRGKAAGGDAPTIGLLGRLGGLGARPERIGFVSDGDGALVALACASKLMSMHARGDVLAGDVFISTHVCPHAPTMPHKPVPFMGSPVATAAVNKEEVTDELDAILVVDTTKGNRIANTRGFALSPTVKEGVILRVSEDLLDLVEIATGKKPNVFALSLADITPYGNGLYHLNSILQPCTATSAPVVGVAITTETAVPGCATGATHLTDLDEAGTFMIEAAKAFGEGTCAFYDEAEFELFGKRYGSMAHLQTMGALPAENEIA
- a CDS encoding DUF917 domain-containing protein is translated as MRRMIGVKEIEDMALGATVLGAGGGGDPYVGKLMAIEAIRRYGEVELITPDEVPDDALVAVSQMMGAPTIMVEKICSGAEPMATYDELVKELGQEPYAIYAVEAGGVNSTIPFILAATRGIPVVDCDLMGRAFPELQMVTLSINGVKGLPAVLADEKGNTVTVRGIDDRWLERIARQATSVMGGYTILASYPCTGKQLKDFCIPNTPTLCEEIGRTLREAREQHADPIDAVLDVTKGFRLFRGKVVDVERKTDGMFVRGQAVVDGLDEDKGSRMVIEFQNENLIALRDGEPVTTSPDLIMSLDMESGTPVTTEGLKYGARVVVVGMPCAPQWRTPEGLAVVGPRAFGYDVDYIPVEERMAAKGGQA